The Triticum urartu cultivar G1812 chromosome 5, Tu2.1, whole genome shotgun sequence genome contains the following window.
ttaagaaatgacagcttaggtttctctaaaccatagttcatacggtgtcatctcatcggaattacgtggtgccctatttaaagtgaatgtggttgtctctaatgcctaacccataaactattgtggtaattcgataagagacatcatggtatgcatcatatccaatagggtgcagttatgatgttcggacacaccatcacactatggtgttccaggctgtattagtcgtgaaacaatttccacaatgtcttaattctgtgccaaactcgtaattcagatattcatctctatgatcatatcatagacatgttatcctcttgtcacgacgatctttcaacttcaccctgaaattacttgaacctttcaataattcagactcgtgattcatcaagtaaatatactcaacatctactcaaatcatctgtgaagtaagaacataacgatatccactacacgcctcagcactcattggactgcacacatcaaaatgtattacttccaacaagttgctttctagttccattttactgaaaacgaggctttcagtcatcttgcccatgtggtatgatttgcatgtctcaagtgattcaaaatcaagtgagtccagacggtccatttgcatggagtttcttcatgcatatacaccaatagacatggttcgcatgtctcaaacttttcaaaaacgagtgagcccaaagatccatcaacatggagcttcttcatgcgttttataccgatatgacttacgtggcagtgccacaagtaggtggtattatcattactatcttatatcttttggcatgaacatgtgtatcactacgatcgagattcaatgaaccattcattttaggtgcaagaccattgaaggtattattcaaataaacagagtaaccattattctccttaaatgaataaccgtattgcgatagacataatccaatcatgtctatgctcaacgcaaacaccaaataacaattatttaggttttaataccaatctcgatggtagagggagcgtgtgatgcttgatcatatcaaccttggaaatacttccaacacatatcgtcagctcacctttagctagtctccgtttattccgtagcttttatttcgagttactaacacttagcaaccaaaccggtatctaataccctggtgctactaggagtactagtaaagtacacatcaacacaatgtatatccaatatacttctatcaaccttgccagccttctcatctaccaagtatctagggtaattctgctccagtggctgttccccttattacagaagcacttagtctcgggtttgggttcaaccttgggtttcttcactagagcagcagctgaattgctgtttcatgaagtatccctttgttcccttgcccttcttgaaactagtggtttcaccaaccatcaacaattgatactccttcttgatttctactttcgcggtgtcaaacatcgcgaatatctcaaggatcatcatatatgtccctgatatattatagttcatcacgaagctcaagcagcttggtggtaatgacttcggagaaccatcactatttcatctgaaagatcaactcccactcgattcaagcgattgttgtactcagacaatctgagcacaagttcaacaattgagcttttctcccttagtttgcaggctaagaaaatcgtcgaaggtcttataccttttgacgtgggcacgagcctgaaatcccaatttcagccctcaaaacatctcatatgttttgcgacgtttcaaaacgtcttcggtgccttaactctaagccgtttaattgaactatcacgtagttatcaaaatgtgtatgtcagatgtttgcaacatccatagacaacgttcgaggttcagcacactgagcggtgcattaaggacataagccttctatgaagcaatgaggacaaacctcagtttacggacctagtccgcataattactactatcaactttcaactaaaatttctctaggaacatatctaaacagtagaactgaagcgcgagctacgacataatttgcgaagaccttttgactatgttcaggataattaagttcatcttatgaactcccactcagatagacatccctccagtcatctaagtgattacatgatccgagtcaactaggccgtgtccgatcatcacgtgagacggactagtcaacattggtgaacatcttcatgttgatcgtatctaccatacgactcatgctcgacctttcggtcttctgtgttccgaggccatgtctgtacacatgctaggctcgtcaagtcaacctaagtgttttgcgtgtgtaaatctgtcttacacccgttgtatgtgaacgttagaatctatcacacccgatcatcacgtggtgcttcgaaacaacgaactgtcgcaacggtgcacagttagggggaacactttcttgaaattttagtgagggatcgtcttatttactaccgtcgttctaagtaaacaagatgtataaacatgataaacatcacatgcaatcaaataatagtgacatgatatggccaatatcatatagctcctttgatctccatcttggggcttcatgatcatcttgtcaccggcatgacaccatgatcttcatcatcatgatctctatcatcgtgtcttcatgaagttgtctcgtcaactattacttctactactacagctaacggttagcaataaagtaaagtaattacatgacgtttatgttgacacgcaggtcataaataaattaagacaactcctatggctcctgccggttgtcatactcatcgacatgcaagtcgtgattcctattacaagaacatgatcaatctcatacatcacatatatcattcatcacatccttttggccatatcacatcacatagcataccctgcaaaaacaagttagacgtcctctaattgttgtttgcatgttttacgtggctgctatgggtttctagcaagaacgtttcttacctacgcaaaaaccacaatgtgatatgccaattgctatttacccttcataaggacccttttcatcgaatccgatccgactaaagtgggagagacagacacccgctagccaccttatgcaactagtgcatgtcagtcggtggaaccagtctcacgtaagagtacgtgtaaggtcggtccgggccgcttcatcccacgatgccgccgaatcaagataagactagtaacggcaagcatattgaacaaaatcaacgcccacaactactttgtgttctactcgtgcatagaaactacgcatagacctagctcatgatgccactgttggggaacgtagcataaattcaaaattttcctacgtgtcaccaagatctatctatggagtcatctagcaacgagggaggagtggatctacatacccttgtagatcgcgcgcggaagcgttcaagagaacggggttgatggagtcgtactcgtcgtgatccaaatcaccgatgatcctagcgctgaacggacggcacctccgcgttcaacacacgtacggagcagcgacgtctcctccttcttgatccagcaaggggggaaggagaggttgatggagatccagcagcacgacggcgtggtggaagtagcgggattccaacagggcttcgccaagcgctgcgggaggagggagatgtgtcatgggagggagagggaggcgccagggcttaggtatggttgccctcccttccccccactatatatagggccaagggagaggggggcgtagccttggcccttcctccaaggaagggtgcggccagggaggagtccctcctccccaaggcacctcggaggtgccttccccctttaggactcttcctttccttatctcttggcgcatgggcctcttggggctggtgcccttggcccatatagtccaaggcgcacacccctacagcccatgtggccccccggggtaggtggccccacccggtggaccccggaacccttccggtggtcccggtacaataccggtgaccccgaaacttgtcccgatggccgaaatagcacttcctacatataattctttacctccggaccatttcgaaactcctcgtgacgtccgggatctcatccaagactccgaacaactttcgggttaccgcatactaatatctctataaccctagcgtcaccgaaccttaagtgtgtagaccctacgggttcgggagacatgcagacatgaccgagatgactctccggtcaataaccaacagcgggatctggatacccatgttggctcccacatgctcctcgatgatctcatcggatgaaccacgatgtcgaggattcaatcaatctcgcatacaattccctttgtctatcggtatgttacttgcccgagattcgatcgtcagtatcccgataccttgttcaatctcgttaccggcaagtctctttactcattccgtaacacatcatcccatgatcaactccttgatcacactgtgcacattatgatgatgtcctaccgagtgggcccagagatacctctccgtcacatggagtgacaaatcccagtctcgattcgtgccaacccaacagacactttcggagatacctgtagtgtacctttatagccacccagttacgttgtgacgtttggcacacccaaagcactcctacggtatccgggagttgcacaatctcatggtctaaggaaatgataacttgacattagaaaagctttagcatacgaactacacgatctagtgctatgcttaggattgggtcttgtccatcacatcattctcctaatgatgtgatcccgttatcaatgacatccaatgtccatggtcaggaaaccgtaaccatctattgatcaacgagctagtcaactagaggcttactagggacatggtgctgtctatgtatccacacatgtatctgagtttcctatcaatacaattctagcatggataataaacgattatcatgaacaaggaaatataataataactaatttattattgtctctagggcatgtTTCCAACAATTAATACTTAGCACTATATTTTAAGATGGTTGATAGAGCGTAGTCAACGGTTGTCATATTATACTCTATTGGAATCACGCGGCAAGACCAAATGGAACAAAATTGCAAAACTGGTTTGACTATTGTGCGAAATCAAGCACTGCTGAGTTAATTAGGCAGCAAGAGAGATGAAAACAATGAAAAGGAGGTTTCAAATTTTGATTTAGCTTTTAATTTTGGGGGTAACTTTGAATTTAGCTATATTTAGGGGCATTTGGATTTAGCTATCCATTCGCCTTTTTTAGGTGCTGCTATCTGTTCACCTAAAGGGTACACACTGGCTTCGCTCCCAAGTGCTCTTGTGGCGATCTGAGAGGCGAAAAGCTTTGCCCCTCCCTCCGCAGGTGAGGCTGCGGGTCCCcgcctcctccgtctgccactCCGGCGACGAGAGGGGAAGGGGACCATCGCGTTTCGAATCCGGCGTGTAGTTAGGGCAGGATTAGTGTTTCCTGGAGGCGTTGCTTCAGTGGAGAGGACGATGCCGCGTCGAAATAAATTGCCACTGTTCTTTCCCCAACTTGGTGGTTCTCCAATCGGTGATGCCGGGGAGCAGTTAGCTCAGTCGTCTCGTCGGTCTACAGTTCTGGTGGTTGGCGCCTATCATTCTCGATGGCGGCGTGGTTGACCTCTGCAGATGAATTTGATGGCTTGAAGTTGGCTGAGTGGATGCATGTTGGAGGCGCCGCTCTTCTTCCTTGACTACATCGGGTGAAGACGGCGGCGCCAGGATCAGGTGGACATGAGGAAGATTCTCGGCCGATGTGCTACAACGACTCGATCTTGTCGCTTGCTACAGATCGTTTAATCGTCTCACAAAACAACATAGTCTGTGATGGTGCTCCTCCTGATTTGGCTTTGAAGGATGATCCACTCTTCCTCCAGCGGTGCTACGACGACGGTGCTGATGGACGGGTGGCAGTCCGACAGGGTACAAGGGGATCTGATATTCAGAGTGTGTGTTTTTCTTTCACAGGTTCCTTTGTGCGTAACTTCTTGACATCAATTTCTCTGGATGTCTTGTATAGTTTCCATGTCCTTGTATCTTATAATCTTCATGTTTAGTTTTTTCTGAGCCAATAATCTTCATGTTCAGTGGAATGTGGTTACTTCATCaatcaaaagaagaagaagaagaagggtaCACAGTGTGGCTGACATAAGAGGCCCACATGGGCCAACGGAGGCGCACGTCCGACGCCCCACGGCCCGCAAGCCCGCAACAGAGAAGTGTAAATAGCCACCCGGACGGCGACTCGGTGAGACTCTTCCCCACGAAAGCTCTCCCCTCTCTGTCACACGCTTGTCCTGCGCCGCGCGCCCGCGTGCTCTCCGCCCCCGCCGAGGATGGAGGCTGCCGCAGCCGGATTCGCAACCGGCGCGCGGGGCGCAGCCGCGGCCCGTACCTTCGGGCTCGACCTCcaggcggcggccggaggcgTGCGACGACCCCGCCGGGCCATCCCCATGCCCGCAGCGGGCCCCCGCGGCGGCCACCCCTCCTTCGCCACGGCGCCGTCGACCCTCTACGCGGCGTACGGAGGTGAGAACCGATCATGAAACTCCGTAGAGACCTTGGAATGTACCTTGCTTGGGAGATGCTTAGACAACTCCGTGGGCTTACTTGCAGCGGAGCCTCGTCGGCCGCCACGGCTGGAGCTCGGCCGCGTCGTGACGGAGTTTGATTCGGCTCTGACGATCGATTCGCACCTGGTGGCAGTACCCGTGACCCGTCCCTCTCCCATGGCCCCGGCGAGACCACGCCACGAGCACCTTGGCTGCGGCCGCCCGGTGTCCCTGCTCCCGCTCCGAGGTGCGTCCAGAACTCGAGATCCTCTCGTTCGAATCATACACGCCGCCGTAAGATGCTCTGTAATCATCTACATGTGTCCCTTGTGAACGATCTCGTGCAGGAGCTCGTCGCACTCACTCCTCTCGCCGTTCAGCAGCGGCCGTGGGACTCGGAGGTGAGCCCCGCTGGCAGATAG
Protein-coding sequences here:
- the LOC125556285 gene encoding uncharacterized protein LOC125556285, producing MEAAAAGFATGARGAAAARTFGLDLQAAAGGVRRPRRAIPMPAAGPRGGHPSFATAPSTLYAAYGAEPRRPPRLELGRVVTEFDSALTIDSHLVAVPVTRPSPMAPARPRHEHLGCGRPVSLLPLRGARRTHSSRRSAAAVGLGGEPRWQIAAAAVGRRGRSGGFGNPYAGVPPQGRRVYAQGV